In Helianthus annuus cultivar XRQ/B chromosome 8, HanXRQr2.0-SUNRISE, whole genome shotgun sequence, a single genomic region encodes these proteins:
- the LOC110872310 gene encoding uncharacterized protein LOC110872310 isoform X1 has translation MKTTQIFIIRFGPPKNLSRPWSCSCQPVSIRVMFTRPWYLVWNKADMDESKRVVSTAKGEAPADEYGIKFFETDIKQRLSEIDTKAEIVRIKGIIRPPNKEKFNDVYIVYELMDTDLHQIIHPSSARNFTLVTTDWFSKLLTSPEIMASFLLRLTTSIVPFRPAVAKAVSVVPFRHSRLIVRSFSSPSKNPLPKFTFDLQFLRSQIKPGVPSILFTMVNDEEMTVTMPGMKKTENEEGVWLSFDVPKLGKRELTMDFEGFNFLIQLKTPEKMYLATIKLPENYNPYCDLKGRFEDGICYICLPTQKNPDPILAKANINRDFTRPTPYCDMFNRSDLGWTLCEIIAHPKVKSKSFTVDKKDTVDSIYMKGKLPGVEKMVVTREGLCVSLSMPGFELEDVEAGFEYDTLIVEGKREGEHYIAGVRVPEGFCKENDMIKREMQDGVFKATLPRVDENRLVFSVYR, from the exons atgaaaacgaCCCAAATTTTTATTATCCGCTTTGGGCCTCCAAAAAACTTGAGCCGGCCCTGGTCATGTTCATGTCAACCAGTGAGTATTCGTGTCATGTTCACAAGACCTTGGTACTTGGTATGGAACAAGGCTGATATGGATGAAAGCAAAAGG GTTGTATCGACCGCGAAGGGAGAAGCACCTGCCGATGAATATGGCATAAAATTCTTTGAAACT GATATCAAGCAAAGGCTTTCAGAGATCGACACAAAGGCTGAG ATTGTCAGAATCAAGGGCATCATCCGGCCACCAAACAAGGAAAAGTTTAACGATGTCTACATCGTTTATGAATTAATGGATACCGACTTACATCAAATCATTC ACCCTTCCTCTGCAAGAAACTTCACACTGGTGACTACTGACTGGTTTTCAAAATTGCTCACATCACCGGAAATCATGGCTTCCTTCCTGCTTCGCCTCACAACCTCCATCGTCCCATTTCGTCCGGCGGTAGCCAAAGCTGTGTCCGTCGTCCCATTCCGTCATAGCAGGCTCATAGTCAGGTCGTTTTCTTCTCCGTCGAAGAACCCACTGCCAAAAT TTACATTCGATTTACAATTCCTAAGGTCTCAAATAAAACCCGGAGTTCCGTCAATACTATTCACCATGGTTAACGACGAAGAGATGACGGTAACCATGCCTGGAATGAAGAAAACGGAGAATGAAGAAGGCGTATGGTTATCGTTTGATGTCCCTAAGCTAGGAAAGCGGGAGTTGACCATGGATTTTGAAGGTTTCAATTTTCTGATACAACTCAAAACACCTGAGAAAATGTACCTTGCAACCATCAAGTTACCGGAGAATTATAACCCCTATTGTGACTTGAAAGGAAGGTTTGAAGATGGTATTTGCTACATATGCCTTCCCACTCAGAAAAACCCTGATCCCATCTTGGCTAAGGCTAATATCAACAGAGACTTCACTCGCCCTACGCCTTACTGCG ATATGTTTAACCGATCGGATCTAGGATGGACGCTTTGCGAAATAATAGCGCACCCGAAGGTGAAGAGTAAGTCGTTCACTGTGGATAAGAAGGATACGGTTGACAGCATATACATGAAGGGGAAGTTGCCTGGTGTAGAGAAGATGGTGGTGACAAGGGAAGGCTTGTGTGTGTCGTTAAGCATGCCTGGGTTTGAGTTAGAGGACGTGGAGGCCGGGTTTGAGTACGACACACTGATTGTCGAAGGGAAAAGGGAGGGTGAGCACTACATTGCAGGGGTACGGGTACCCGAGGGGTTCTGTAAGGAGAATGATATGATCAAGAGAGAGATGCAAGATGGAGTGTTTAAGGCTACTCTTCCCCGTGTTGATGAAAACAGGCTCGTGTTTAGTGTGTATCGATAG
- the LOC110872310 gene encoding uncharacterized protein LOC110872310 isoform X2, with protein sequence MFTRPWYLVWNKADMDESKRVVSTAKGEAPADEYGIKFFETDIKQRLSEIDTKAEIVRIKGIIRPPNKEKFNDVYIVYELMDTDLHQIIHPSSARNFTLVTTDWFSKLLTSPEIMASFLLRLTTSIVPFRPAVAKAVSVVPFRHSRLIVRSFSSPSKNPLPKFTFDLQFLRSQIKPGVPSILFTMVNDEEMTVTMPGMKKTENEEGVWLSFDVPKLGKRELTMDFEGFNFLIQLKTPEKMYLATIKLPENYNPYCDLKGRFEDGICYICLPTQKNPDPILAKANINRDFTRPTPYCDMFNRSDLGWTLCEIIAHPKVKSKSFTVDKKDTVDSIYMKGKLPGVEKMVVTREGLCVSLSMPGFELEDVEAGFEYDTLIVEGKREGEHYIAGVRVPEGFCKENDMIKREMQDGVFKATLPRVDENRLVFSVYR encoded by the exons ATGTTCACAAGACCTTGGTACTTGGTATGGAACAAGGCTGATATGGATGAAAGCAAAAGG GTTGTATCGACCGCGAAGGGAGAAGCACCTGCCGATGAATATGGCATAAAATTCTTTGAAACT GATATCAAGCAAAGGCTTTCAGAGATCGACACAAAGGCTGAG ATTGTCAGAATCAAGGGCATCATCCGGCCACCAAACAAGGAAAAGTTTAACGATGTCTACATCGTTTATGAATTAATGGATACCGACTTACATCAAATCATTC ACCCTTCCTCTGCAAGAAACTTCACACTGGTGACTACTGACTGGTTTTCAAAATTGCTCACATCACCGGAAATCATGGCTTCCTTCCTGCTTCGCCTCACAACCTCCATCGTCCCATTTCGTCCGGCGGTAGCCAAAGCTGTGTCCGTCGTCCCATTCCGTCATAGCAGGCTCATAGTCAGGTCGTTTTCTTCTCCGTCGAAGAACCCACTGCCAAAAT TTACATTCGATTTACAATTCCTAAGGTCTCAAATAAAACCCGGAGTTCCGTCAATACTATTCACCATGGTTAACGACGAAGAGATGACGGTAACCATGCCTGGAATGAAGAAAACGGAGAATGAAGAAGGCGTATGGTTATCGTTTGATGTCCCTAAGCTAGGAAAGCGGGAGTTGACCATGGATTTTGAAGGTTTCAATTTTCTGATACAACTCAAAACACCTGAGAAAATGTACCTTGCAACCATCAAGTTACCGGAGAATTATAACCCCTATTGTGACTTGAAAGGAAGGTTTGAAGATGGTATTTGCTACATATGCCTTCCCACTCAGAAAAACCCTGATCCCATCTTGGCTAAGGCTAATATCAACAGAGACTTCACTCGCCCTACGCCTTACTGCG ATATGTTTAACCGATCGGATCTAGGATGGACGCTTTGCGAAATAATAGCGCACCCGAAGGTGAAGAGTAAGTCGTTCACTGTGGATAAGAAGGATACGGTTGACAGCATATACATGAAGGGGAAGTTGCCTGGTGTAGAGAAGATGGTGGTGACAAGGGAAGGCTTGTGTGTGTCGTTAAGCATGCCTGGGTTTGAGTTAGAGGACGTGGAGGCCGGGTTTGAGTACGACACACTGATTGTCGAAGGGAAAAGGGAGGGTGAGCACTACATTGCAGGGGTACGGGTACCCGAGGGGTTCTGTAAGGAGAATGATATGATCAAGAGAGAGATGCAAGATGGAGTGTTTAAGGCTACTCTTCCCCGTGTTGATGAAAACAGGCTCGTGTTTAGTGTGTATCGATAG
- the LOC110872310 gene encoding uncharacterized protein LOC110872310 isoform X3, with translation MDTDLHQIIHPSSARNFTLVTTDWFSKLLTSPEIMASFLLRLTTSIVPFRPAVAKAVSVVPFRHSRLIVRSFSSPSKNPLPKFTFDLQFLRSQIKPGVPSILFTMVNDEEMTVTMPGMKKTENEEGVWLSFDVPKLGKRELTMDFEGFNFLIQLKTPEKMYLATIKLPENYNPYCDLKGRFEDGICYICLPTQKNPDPILAKANINRDFTRPTPYCDMFNRSDLGWTLCEIIAHPKVKSKSFTVDKKDTVDSIYMKGKLPGVEKMVVTREGLCVSLSMPGFELEDVEAGFEYDTLIVEGKREGEHYIAGVRVPEGFCKENDMIKREMQDGVFKATLPRVDENRLVFSVYR, from the exons ATGGATACCGACTTACATCAAATCATTC ACCCTTCCTCTGCAAGAAACTTCACACTGGTGACTACTGACTGGTTTTCAAAATTGCTCACATCACCGGAAATCATGGCTTCCTTCCTGCTTCGCCTCACAACCTCCATCGTCCCATTTCGTCCGGCGGTAGCCAAAGCTGTGTCCGTCGTCCCATTCCGTCATAGCAGGCTCATAGTCAGGTCGTTTTCTTCTCCGTCGAAGAACCCACTGCCAAAAT TTACATTCGATTTACAATTCCTAAGGTCTCAAATAAAACCCGGAGTTCCGTCAATACTATTCACCATGGTTAACGACGAAGAGATGACGGTAACCATGCCTGGAATGAAGAAAACGGAGAATGAAGAAGGCGTATGGTTATCGTTTGATGTCCCTAAGCTAGGAAAGCGGGAGTTGACCATGGATTTTGAAGGTTTCAATTTTCTGATACAACTCAAAACACCTGAGAAAATGTACCTTGCAACCATCAAGTTACCGGAGAATTATAACCCCTATTGTGACTTGAAAGGAAGGTTTGAAGATGGTATTTGCTACATATGCCTTCCCACTCAGAAAAACCCTGATCCCATCTTGGCTAAGGCTAATATCAACAGAGACTTCACTCGCCCTACGCCTTACTGCG ATATGTTTAACCGATCGGATCTAGGATGGACGCTTTGCGAAATAATAGCGCACCCGAAGGTGAAGAGTAAGTCGTTCACTGTGGATAAGAAGGATACGGTTGACAGCATATACATGAAGGGGAAGTTGCCTGGTGTAGAGAAGATGGTGGTGACAAGGGAAGGCTTGTGTGTGTCGTTAAGCATGCCTGGGTTTGAGTTAGAGGACGTGGAGGCCGGGTTTGAGTACGACACACTGATTGTCGAAGGGAAAAGGGAGGGTGAGCACTACATTGCAGGGGTACGGGTACCCGAGGGGTTCTGTAAGGAGAATGATATGATCAAGAGAGAGATGCAAGATGGAGTGTTTAAGGCTACTCTTCCCCGTGTTGATGAAAACAGGCTCGTGTTTAGTGTGTATCGATAG
- the LOC110870915 gene encoding peroxygenase: protein MGDKAAEGMLTIADKAPVTSERKIRADLDNKLPKPYMARGVTAPDTDNPNGTMGHKHHNMSVLQQHVSFFDQDDNGIIFPWETFKGFCDLGFNVVAAFVFMVLIHGAMSYVTLPTWLPSPFFPIYIENIHRAKHGSDSSTYDTEGRFIPANLENMFSKYALTVPDKLSFKELWHMTDSTRNAFDFFGWTVSKLEWGVLYVLAKDSDGFLSKESVRRCFDGSLFEHCAKMQKGDVNKMG, encoded by the exons ATGGGTGATAAGGCTGCAGAAGGAATGTTAACCATAGCCGACAAGGCTCCGGTTACTTCCGAGAGAAAAATTCGAGCCGACCTCGACAACAAGCTTCCTAAACCAT ATATGGCGCGAGGGGTGACTGCACCTGATACTGATAACCCGAACGGGACAATGGGACATAAGCATCACAATATGTCCGTTCTTCAACAACACGTTTCGTTTTTCGATCAAGATGACAATGGGATTATCTTCCCTTGGGAGACTTTTAAAG GATTTTGTGACCTCGGATTTAATGTTGTTGCTGCTTTTGTCTTCATGGTACTTATCCATGGCGCCATGAGTTACGTCACTTTGCCT ACTTGGTTGCCATCACCTTTCTTCCCCATATACATAGAAAACATACACAGGGCCAAGCATGGTAGTGATTCGTCAACTTACGACACAGAAGGAAG GTTTATCCCAGCAAACCTTGAGAACATGTTTAGCAAATATGCTCTAACGGTGCCCGATAAGCTCTCGTTTAAAGAACTTTGGCATATGACTGATTCAACTCGCAACGCCTTTGATTTCTTTGGCTG GACCGTAAGCAAGTTGGAATGGGGGGTTCTTTACGTGCTTGCAAAGGACTCGGATGGGTTCCTATCGAAAGAATCAGTAAGGCGTTGCTTTGATGGAAGCTTGTTCGAGCATTGTGCAAAGATGCAAAAGGGGGATGTGAATAAGATGGGATGA
- the LOC118479289 gene encoding disease resistance protein RPV1-like produces MASSSSSSDFISASSSQSWDHDVFLSFRGEDTRKSFVDHLYTALQQQGIHTYKDDETLARGESIGPALLKAIQESRIAVIVFSKSYADSSWCLDELAHIVECMENKGQIVMPIFYDIDPSDVRKQNGKYGEAFTKHECVHKNKVESWKIALVKSGNLSGWVPKDFANG; encoded by the coding sequence ATGGCATCGTCATCGTCCTCTTCTGACTTCATTTCTGCCTCTAGTTCTCAATCATGGGATCATGACGTATTTTTAAGTTTTAGAGGAGAAGACACTCGCAAGAGCTTTGTGGATCATCTCTACACGGCTCTTCAACAACAAGGAATCCATACGTACAAGGACGACGAAACACTTGCTAGGGGTGAGTCAATTGGTCCAGCCCTCTTGAAGGCTATCCAAGAATCACGGATTGCCGTTATTGTATTCTCTAAAAGCTATGCAGATTCATCTTGGTGCTTGGACGAGCTTGCGCATATTGTAGAGTGCATGGAAAACAAAGGGCAGATCGTTATGCCCATATTTTATGACATCGATCCATCGGATGTGAGAAAACAAAATGGGAAATATGGAGAAGCATTTACCAAACACGAGTGTGTGCATAAGAACAAAGTTGAATCATGGAAAATAGCTCTCGTAAAATCAGGCAATCTTTCTGGATGGGTCCCTAAAGACTTTGCAAACGGGTAA